A single genomic interval of Bradyrhizobium sp. AZCC 1693 harbors:
- a CDS encoding 2-hydroxy-3-oxopropionate reductase: MIDIGFIGLGTMGRPMAGHLQAAGHRLFLHDVVPIAPELVAAGGVVCKSGKEIAEQADVVIIMVPDTPHVEAVLFAPDGVAAGLSKGQIVVDMSSISPLATKEFAKKVEALGADYLDAPVSGGEVGAKAASLTIMVGGPERAFNAMKPVFDKMGKNVTLVGANGDGQTTKVANQIIVALTIEAVGEALLFASKAGADPALVRQALMGGFASSRILEVHGERMVERNFEPGFRIELHQKDLNLALEGARALGISLPSTAVAQQLFNSCTAHGGKAWDHSGMVRALEMMASHQVAKG, encoded by the coding sequence ATGATCGATATCGGCTTTATCGGCCTCGGCACTATGGGCCGCCCGATGGCAGGCCATCTTCAGGCCGCCGGCCATCGCCTGTTCCTGCACGATGTCGTGCCTATTGCACCTGAGCTGGTTGCGGCGGGCGGTGTGGTCTGCAAGTCGGGCAAGGAAATCGCCGAGCAGGCCGACGTCGTCATCATCATGGTGCCGGATACACCGCATGTGGAAGCGGTCTTGTTTGCGCCGGATGGCGTCGCGGCCGGGCTCTCGAAAGGGCAGATCGTCGTCGACATGAGTTCGATCTCGCCGCTTGCCACCAAGGAATTTGCGAAGAAGGTGGAAGCGCTCGGCGCCGATTATCTCGATGCGCCCGTCTCCGGCGGCGAGGTCGGCGCCAAGGCGGCGAGCCTCACCATCATGGTCGGCGGGCCGGAGCGCGCGTTCAACGCCATGAAGCCCGTATTCGACAAGATGGGCAAGAACGTCACGTTGGTGGGCGCTAACGGCGACGGGCAGACCACCAAGGTCGCCAATCAGATCATCGTGGCGCTGACGATCGAGGCGGTCGGCGAGGCACTGCTGTTCGCGTCGAAAGCCGGTGCGGATCCGGCGCTGGTGCGGCAGGCGCTGATGGGCGGCTTTGCATCGTCGCGCATTCTCGAAGTGCATGGCGAGCGCATGGTGGAGCGCAACTTCGAACCGGGCTTCAGAATTGAGTTGCACCAGAAGGATCTCAATCTGGCGCTGGAGGGCGCGCGGGCGCTCGGCATTTCCTTGCCGAGCACGGCGGTGGCCCAGCAATTGTTCAATTCCTGCACCGCCCATGGCGGCAAGGCGTGGGACCATTCGGGCATGGTGCGCGCGCTGGAGATGATGGCGAGCCACCAGGTCGCGAAAGGCTGA
- a CDS encoding SDR family NAD(P)-dependent oxidoreductase translates to MSDKMRYVRQLSPESAGEAPGRGRLKGRKILVVGGGQRTFDAATDPVGNGRAMSLLFAREGAHVAVADVNRASADDTVQRIIAEGGAAFSIEADISREDDVNRMIDEAMEGLGGIDGMVLNVGIGVGALGLDGVDLKEWNDTFAVNLTGPMLCCRKALKHIADGSSIVFISSIAALRSGSRLIAYDASKAALGGLMRNVAKEGARRGIRANIIYPGLVDTPLGRHTSAGRPSRSASGVPFGRMATGWEIAYAALFFISDESVYVNAQALAVDSGITGL, encoded by the coding sequence ATGTCAGACAAGATGCGCTACGTCCGTCAGCTCAGCCCGGAATCTGCGGGCGAGGCACCCGGTCGCGGGCGGCTCAAGGGCCGCAAGATTCTGGTCGTCGGCGGCGGGCAGCGGACGTTCGACGCCGCCACCGATCCGGTTGGAAACGGCCGGGCCATGTCGTTGCTGTTTGCGCGGGAAGGGGCGCATGTCGCGGTTGCCGATGTCAACCGGGCCAGCGCTGACGACACCGTCCAACGGATTATTGCTGAGGGTGGTGCGGCATTTTCGATAGAAGCTGACATCTCGCGTGAAGATGACGTCAACCGGATGATCGACGAGGCGATGGAGGGGCTCGGCGGCATTGATGGCATGGTGCTCAATGTCGGCATTGGCGTGGGGGCGCTCGGCCTCGACGGGGTGGATCTGAAGGAGTGGAACGATACGTTTGCGGTCAACCTGACCGGTCCGATGCTCTGCTGTCGCAAGGCGCTCAAGCACATCGCCGACGGATCCTCGATCGTGTTCATCTCGTCGATTGCGGCACTTCGTTCCGGCTCGCGGCTGATCGCCTATGACGCGTCGAAAGCGGCGCTCGGCGGTCTTATGCGCAATGTCGCGAAGGAAGGCGCCAGGCGCGGCATTCGCGCCAACATCATCTACCCGGGCCTGGTCGATACCCCGCTCGGCCGGCACACCAGCGCCGGCCGGCCGTCGCGAAGCGCGTCGGGCGTGCCGTTCGGGCGGATGGCGACGGGGTGGGAAATCGCGTACGCGGCGCTGTTTTTCATTTCCGACGAGAGCGTTTACGTCAACGCACAGGCGCTGGCGGTCGACAGCGGCATCACCGGGCTATGA
- a CDS encoding ketopantoate reductase family protein — MGRKIAIVGAGAVGGYAGAHMVQAGEDVTFIDPWPEHVEHVRKHGLRVTHAMDVPEFSVPVRALHVTDAQQLSKQQPVDIAFVCMKSYDTAWATMLIRQDLAPDGYVVSLQNCMNEETIAGIVGWGKTLGCIASSITVNLPEPGHIHRGAGKGGAAHTVFRAGEVHGRITLRAEEVCRLVGYSDSAKVTDNLWGERWSKLVANVMGNGLSACTGLPGAEILQSEPLRRFSTRLGSEAIRVGQAQGYQLEEILHLPPDMIARAGEGDEAAMRVCDEQRFKDGKRTSSQQRPSMGQDMQKGRRTEIEFLNGFVVREGEKIGIPCAANAALTDIVKRVERGELSPDPRHITELRLN; from the coding sequence ATGGGCCGGAAGATCGCGATCGTTGGAGCTGGTGCCGTCGGCGGGTATGCCGGCGCCCATATGGTGCAGGCGGGCGAGGATGTCACGTTCATCGATCCCTGGCCCGAGCATGTCGAGCACGTGCGCAAGCACGGGCTGCGCGTCACGCACGCGATGGATGTTCCGGAATTCTCAGTTCCCGTGCGCGCGCTCCACGTCACGGATGCTCAACAGCTCTCAAAGCAGCAGCCGGTCGACATCGCCTTCGTCTGCATGAAGTCCTATGACACGGCCTGGGCCACCATGCTGATCCGGCAAGATCTGGCGCCGGACGGCTATGTCGTGTCGCTGCAGAACTGCATGAACGAGGAAACGATTGCCGGCATTGTCGGCTGGGGCAAGACGCTGGGCTGCATTGCCAGCAGCATCACGGTGAACCTGCCGGAGCCCGGCCATATCCACCGCGGCGCCGGCAAGGGCGGGGCGGCGCACACGGTGTTTCGCGCCGGCGAAGTGCACGGCCGCATCACGCTGCGGGCGGAAGAGGTCTGCCGCCTGGTCGGCTATTCCGACAGCGCCAAGGTGACGGACAATCTCTGGGGCGAGCGCTGGTCGAAACTGGTCGCCAACGTCATGGGCAACGGGCTCTCCGCCTGCACCGGCCTGCCGGGCGCGGAAATTCTGCAAAGCGAGCCGCTGCGCCGTTTCTCCACGCGGCTCGGCAGCGAAGCGATCCGCGTCGGGCAAGCGCAGGGCTATCAACTGGAAGAGATATTGCATCTGCCGCCCGACATGATCGCGCGCGCCGGGGAGGGTGACGAGGCGGCGATGCGCGTCTGCGACGAGCAGCGCTTCAAGGACGGCAAGCGCACCTCTTCGCAGCAGCGCCCCTCGATGGGGCAGGATATGCAGAAGGGCCGGCGCACGGAGATCGAATTCCTCAACGGCTTTGTGGTGCGCGAGGGCGAGAAGATCGGCATTCCCTGCGCCGCAAATGCCGCGCTGACCGATATCGTCAAGCGGGTGGAGCGCGGCGAGCTGAGCCCGGATCCGCGGCACATCACGGAGCTGCGGTTGAACTGA
- the hyi gene encoding hydroxypyruvate isomerase yields the protein MPKFAANLTMLFGEQPFLDRFAAAKAAGFSGVEYLFPYDFDKAELREQLHQHGLTQVLHNLPAGNWAAGERGIAILPDRVEEFRDGVARAIDYAKALDCRQLNCLVGIAPDGANAIDLNEVLVGNLRFAADALGREGIKLLIEPINTIDIPGFFLNKTAQALQIIADVRSSNLFVQYDIYHMQVMEGDIARTLQKHLPRIAHVQLADNPGRNEPGTGEINYPFLFRHLDAIGYRGWVGCEYKPRTTTVEGLGWHAALTADT from the coding sequence GTGCCAAAATTTGCCGCCAATCTCACCATGCTGTTCGGCGAGCAGCCGTTCCTCGACCGCTTCGCCGCCGCCAAGGCTGCCGGATTCAGCGGGGTGGAATATCTGTTTCCTTACGATTTCGACAAAGCCGAGTTGCGCGAACAATTGCACCAGCACGGGCTGACGCAGGTGCTGCACAATCTTCCTGCAGGTAACTGGGCAGCCGGCGAGCGTGGCATCGCCATCTTGCCCGACAGGGTCGAGGAGTTTCGCGACGGCGTCGCGCGCGCCATAGACTACGCCAAGGCGCTCGATTGCCGTCAGCTCAACTGCCTGGTCGGCATTGCGCCCGACGGTGCGAACGCGATCGATCTCAACGAGGTGCTGGTGGGAAACCTGCGCTTCGCGGCGGATGCGCTCGGCAGGGAAGGGATCAAGCTTCTGATCGAACCGATCAACACGATCGATATTCCGGGCTTCTTCCTGAACAAGACTGCACAGGCGCTCCAGATCATTGCCGACGTGCGCTCGAGCAATCTGTTCGTGCAGTACGACATCTACCACATGCAGGTGATGGAAGGTGACATCGCGCGCACCTTGCAAAAGCATCTGCCGCGCATCGCGCATGTGCAGCTTGCCGATAATCCCGGCCGCAACGAGCCGGGGACGGGCGAGATCAACTATCCCTTCCTGTTCCGCCATCTCGACGCTATTGGTTATCGCGGCTGGGTCGGGTGCGAATACAAGCCGAGGACGACGACGGTCGAGGGCCTCGGTTGGCACGCCGCGCTGACGGCCGATACCTGA
- the tenA gene encoding thiaminase II yields the protein MSFFERLKTAASAEWRAYTEHPFTEGLADGSLPEAAFRHYLVQDYLFLIEFARAYALSVYKSPSLADMREAASGLSAILDVEMNLHVKLCAGWGLSAADLEHAPPAVEMLAYTRYVLDAGMRGDLLALKVALAPCVIGYAEIATRLAARPNALAATNPYSVWIAEYAGAPYQEVAAKARAHLEGLADLYATPAREAELIAIFKEATRLEADFWEMGWRVGKR from the coding sequence ATGAGTTTCTTCGAGCGACTGAAGACCGCAGCATCCGCCGAGTGGCGGGCCTATACCGAGCATCCCTTCACGGAGGGGCTGGCAGACGGTTCGCTTCCAGAGGCGGCGTTTCGTCACTACCTCGTGCAGGATTACCTGTTCCTCATCGAGTTTGCCCGCGCCTACGCGCTCTCTGTCTACAAGTCGCCCAGCCTCGCCGACATGCGCGAAGCGGCGTCCGGCCTCTCGGCCATTCTCGACGTCGAGATGAACCTGCACGTAAAACTCTGCGCCGGCTGGGGCCTGTCGGCCGCAGACCTCGAACACGCCCCTCCAGCGGTCGAGATGCTGGCCTATACCCGCTACGTGCTCGACGCGGGAATGCGCGGCGATCTGCTCGCGCTCAAGGTGGCGCTCGCGCCTTGCGTGATCGGCTACGCCGAGATCGCGACGCGGCTCGCCGCGCGGCCCAATGCCCTCGCTGCAACCAACCCATACAGCGTCTGGATCGCCGAGTATGCCGGGGCCCCCTATCAGGAAGTCGCGGCGAAAGCCCGGGCGCATCTGGAAGGTCTCGCCGATCTCTATGCCACGCCGGCCCGCGAGGCAGAGCTGATCGCGATCTTCAAGGAAGCCACAAGGCTCGAAGCCGACTTCTGGGAAATGGGATGGCGCGTGGGCAAGCGCTGA
- a CDS encoding decarboxylase yields the protein MAVAEEKTSPETSEKSWHGIVLQTLKRNDVRLVPYVPDRVLTTLIKNLHADPFFTTFPTAREEEAVGIVSGAWMGGMRGAVLMQTSGFATLANVLASLAIPYQIPLIMFVSERGTLGEFNYGQSLVCRTMRPVLDSLAMEHHTATRLDEFEFIVDRSIKQAITTQAPVALILSPLLTGGKVFDK from the coding sequence ATGGCGGTTGCGGAGGAAAAAACCTCGCCCGAAACCTCTGAGAAGAGCTGGCACGGCATCGTGCTGCAGACGCTCAAGCGCAACGACGTCCGCCTGGTACCTTACGTGCCCGACCGCGTTCTGACGACGCTGATCAAGAACCTGCACGCCGACCCCTTCTTCACGACTTTCCCCACGGCTCGCGAGGAGGAAGCGGTCGGCATCGTCTCCGGGGCCTGGATGGGTGGCATGCGCGGCGCGGTGCTGATGCAGACTTCCGGGTTTGCCACGCTCGCGAACGTGCTGGCATCGCTGGCGATCCCCTACCAGATCCCGCTGATCATGTTCGTATCCGAGCGCGGCACGCTCGGCGAATTCAACTATGGCCAGTCGCTGGTCTGCCGCACCATGCGCCCGGTGCTGGATTCGCTCGCGATGGAGCACCACACCGCGACACGGCTCGACGAGTTCGAGTTCATCGTCGACCGCTCCATCAAGCAGGCCATCACCACGCAGGCGCCGGTGGCGCTGATCCTCTCGCCGCTTTTGACCGGCGGCAAGGTCTTCGACAAGTGA
- a CDS encoding aldolase/citrate lyase family protein encodes MCVTTPGSFRQILGRGVHGILLCQAETADAVRAFVESCRYPHNTIGVDPAIPSPMARMAGAIRAKDGGTDAAGRRLLGIGTRGRGSETTAAPIWGLSTEEYLERCDPWPLNPKGELLLGVKLESPEGVANCEAILAVPGLGFAEIGPGDLSLSLGYRTIPPEPWPPEMQAARDRILAACRNNGIAFLQGCTPDNVTARIDEGVRVIAGHSEASATKGRAHQKRKLPV; translated from the coding sequence ATGTGCGTTACAACGCCTGGCAGTTTCCGCCAAATCCTCGGCCGCGGCGTGCACGGCATCCTGCTCTGCCAGGCGGAAACCGCTGACGCGGTGCGCGCCTTCGTGGAATCCTGCCGCTATCCGCACAACACGATCGGCGTCGATCCCGCGATCCCCTCGCCGATGGCACGGATGGCGGGAGCGATACGGGCAAAGGACGGCGGAACCGACGCCGCCGGGCGCAGGCTGTTGGGCATCGGCACGCGGGGGCGCGGATCGGAAACCACGGCGGCGCCGATCTGGGGCCTGTCGACCGAGGAATATCTGGAGCGCTGCGATCCCTGGCCGCTCAATCCGAAAGGTGAACTGCTGCTGGGGGTGAAGCTGGAAAGCCCCGAAGGCGTCGCCAATTGCGAAGCGATCCTCGCGGTGCCGGGGCTGGGATTTGCCGAGATCGGCCCGGGCGATTTGAGTCTTTCGCTGGGCTATCGCACGATTCCGCCCGAGCCCTGGCCGCCGGAAATGCAGGCGGCGCGCGACCGTATCCTGGCGGCCTGCCGCAACAACGGCATCGCCTTCCTGCAAGGCTGCACGCCTGATAACGTGACCGCCCGGATCGACGAGGGCGTCCGGGTGATCGCAGGGCATAGCGAGGCATCCGCCACCAAGGGCCGCGCGCACCAGAAGCGGAAGTTGCCGGTATAG
- a CDS encoding hydroxyacid dehydrogenase — MTVNNKRVFYVKYLAHEIYIDILKARADVRLDRLENDSPNAVAAPILSAAHAYQVGAARDEIAKHFHVDRDLLRRAPNLLIVSSNGAGFDPVDVDACTAAGVLVVNQSGGNANSVAEHALGMMLTLSKRILESDRALRREANVNRNSLIGNEVQGKTIGIVGIGNVGRRIAELCNGLLHMKVIAYDPYLTAQEIAARGGEKVELHDLMRRSDFVSISCPLTKDNRRMIGAREFALMQPHAFFITTARGFIHDEEALYAALRDKRIAGAGLDVWDKEPPPPEHPLLQFDNVLASPHTAGVTKEARMNMGKIAAEQILDALDGKRPPRIVNPEVWPDYVKRFECAFGFAPK; from the coding sequence ATGACCGTCAACAACAAGCGCGTGTTCTACGTCAAGTACCTCGCCCACGAGATCTATATCGATATTCTGAAAGCGCGCGCTGACGTGCGGCTCGACCGGCTGGAAAACGACAGTCCGAATGCGGTCGCCGCGCCGATCCTGTCAGCGGCGCATGCCTATCAGGTCGGAGCGGCGCGCGACGAGATCGCAAAACATTTCCATGTCGATCGAGATTTGCTGCGGCGGGCGCCCAACCTCCTGATCGTGTCCTCGAACGGCGCGGGCTTCGATCCCGTGGATGTCGATGCCTGCACGGCGGCGGGCGTGCTCGTCGTCAATCAATCCGGCGGCAACGCCAATTCGGTCGCCGAGCATGCCTTGGGGATGATGCTGACGCTGTCCAAGCGCATTCTGGAATCCGACCGCGCGCTGCGCCGCGAGGCCAACGTCAACCGGAATTCACTGATCGGCAACGAGGTTCAGGGCAAGACGATCGGCATCGTCGGGATCGGCAATGTCGGCCGCCGCATCGCCGAGCTCTGCAACGGCCTGCTGCATATGAAGGTGATTGCCTACGATCCCTATCTGACCGCGCAAGAAATCGCCGCGCGCGGCGGCGAGAAGGTCGAGCTTCACGATCTGATGCGTCGCTCGGACTTTGTCTCGATCTCATGCCCCCTGACCAAGGATAATCGCCGCATGATCGGCGCCCGCGAGTTCGCGCTGATGCAGCCCCACGCATTCTTCATCACTACGGCGCGCGGCTTCATTCACGACGAGGAGGCGCTGTACGCCGCGTTGCGCGACAAGCGGATTGCCGGAGCCGGCCTCGACGTCTGGGACAAGGAGCCGCCGCCGCCGGAGCATCCGCTGCTGCAGTTCGACAATGTGCTGGCCAGCCCGCACACGGCGGGCGTCACCAAGGAAGCGCGCATGAACATGGGCAAGATCGCCGCTGAACAGATTCTCGATGCGCTCGACGGAAAACGGCCGCCGCGCATCGTCAATCCCGAGGTGTGGCCCGATTACGTCAAGCGCTTCGAGTGCGCGTTCGGATTTGCGCCGAAATAG
- the gcl gene encoding glyoxylate carboligase, with product MAKMRAIDAAVRILEKEGVTIAFGVPGAAINPLYSALKKRGSIGHILARHVEGASHMAEGYTRAKAGNIGVCIGTSGPAGTDMITGLYSAIADSIPILCITGQAPRARLYKEDFQAIDIESIAKPVTKWAVTVREPALVPRVFSQAFHIMRSGRPGPVLIDLPLDVQLAEIEFDDETYEPLPVYKPAATRRQIEKALEMLNAAERPLIVAGGGVINADASELLVAFAEAVNVPVVPTLMGWGAIPDDHVLMAGMVGLQTSHRYGNATMLQSDFVLGIGNRWANRHTGSIETYTKGRTFVHVDIEPTQIGRVFNPDFGIVSDAKAALELFVTVAKEWRKAGKLRERQAWPAACQDRKRTMLRKSHFDDMPIKPQRVYEEMSKAFGRDTCYVSVIGLSQIAGAQFLGVYGPRNWINAGQAGPLGWTLPAALGVRAADPSRQIVALSGDYDFQFLIEELAVGAQFKLPYIHVVVNNSYLGLIRQAQRGFDMDYHVQLSFENINAPELGVYGVDHVAVAEGLGCKAIRVTDPNHAQAAFATAREWMAEFRVPVVVEFILERVTNISMGTEIDNIIEFEEVLDLPLDDTPARPSAPQSGKLLPA from the coding sequence ATGGCGAAGATGCGAGCGATCGATGCGGCCGTACGGATCCTGGAAAAGGAAGGCGTGACCATCGCCTTCGGTGTTCCCGGGGCGGCGATCAATCCGTTGTATTCCGCGCTGAAGAAGCGCGGCTCGATCGGCCACATCCTGGCGCGCCATGTCGAGGGCGCTTCCCACATGGCCGAGGGTTACACACGCGCCAAGGCCGGCAATATCGGTGTCTGCATCGGCACCTCGGGGCCGGCTGGCACCGACATGATCACGGGGCTTTATTCGGCGATCGCGGACTCGATCCCGATCCTCTGCATCACCGGGCAGGCGCCGCGCGCGCGGCTCTACAAGGAAGACTTTCAGGCCATCGATATCGAATCCATTGCGAAACCCGTGACGAAATGGGCGGTCACCGTGCGCGAGCCGGCGCTGGTGCCGCGCGTGTTCAGCCAAGCCTTTCACATCATGCGTTCGGGCCGCCCGGGTCCGGTCCTGATCGACCTGCCGCTCGACGTGCAGCTTGCGGAAATCGAATTCGACGACGAGACCTACGAGCCGCTGCCGGTCTACAAACCGGCGGCGACGCGAAGGCAGATCGAAAAGGCGCTCGAAATGCTCAATGCAGCGGAGCGCCCGCTGATCGTGGCAGGCGGCGGTGTCATCAATGCCGATGCTTCCGAGCTGTTGGTCGCGTTCGCCGAGGCCGTCAACGTTCCTGTCGTGCCGACGCTGATGGGCTGGGGCGCCATCCCCGACGATCACGTGCTGATGGCGGGCATGGTCGGCCTGCAGACCAGCCACCGCTACGGCAACGCGACCATGCTGCAATCCGACTTCGTGCTCGGCATCGGAAATCGCTGGGCCAACCGGCACACCGGTTCGATCGAGACTTACACCAAGGGGCGGACGTTCGTGCACGTCGATATCGAACCCACGCAAATCGGGCGCGTATTCAATCCCGATTTCGGCATCGTGTCCGATGCCAAGGCGGCGCTGGAGCTGTTCGTCACGGTCGCGAAGGAATGGCGCAAGGCCGGCAAATTGAGAGAGCGGCAGGCGTGGCCGGCGGCGTGCCAGGACCGCAAGCGCACGATGCTGCGCAAGAGCCATTTCGACGACATGCCGATCAAGCCGCAGCGTGTCTACGAGGAGATGAGCAAGGCGTTCGGGCGCGATACCTGCTATGTCAGCGTGATCGGCCTGTCGCAGATCGCCGGTGCACAGTTTTTGGGTGTCTACGGCCCGCGCAACTGGATCAACGCCGGGCAGGCCGGTCCGCTCGGCTGGACGCTGCCGGCGGCGCTCGGCGTGCGCGCGGCCGATCCTTCGCGCCAGATCGTCGCGCTGTCGGGCGACTATGATTTCCAGTTCCTGATCGAGGAGCTCGCGGTAGGCGCCCAGTTCAAGCTGCCCTACATCCACGTCGTCGTGAACAACTCCTATCTCGGACTGATCCGCCAGGCGCAGCGCGGCTTCGACATGGACTACCATGTCCAGCTTTCCTTCGAGAACATCAACGCGCCCGAGCTTGGGGTCTATGGCGTCGACCACGTCGCGGTGGCCGAGGGACTGGGCTGCAAGGCGATCCGCGTCACCGATCCGAACCATGCGCAGGCGGCGTTCGCGACCGCGCGCGAATGGATGGCCGAATTCCGGGTGCCTGTCGTCGTCGAGTTCATTCTCGAACGCGTCACCAACATCTCGATGGGGACCGAGATCGACAACATCATTGAGTTCGAGGAAGTGCTCGACCTGCCACTGGACGACACGCCGGCGAGGCCGAGCGCGCCGCAATCCGGCAAGCTGCTGCCGGCATAA
- a CDS encoding alpha/beta fold hydrolase, whose translation MMAEPADRFYESQGLRLHYVDWGNETAPPLILVHGGLDHCRNWDAIAQALQPHFHVMAPDLRGHGDSEWARGSSYSLTDNVYDLTRLMRFAALQDVAIVGHSMGGMVALAYAGTYPERVSRLVVLDGAFLSGSQPAPIADQMSRWIDQLDRISQHQESTFRTIEEAAKRLSARNKRLTPALALHLARHGVRQDADGLYRWKFDHYQRARAPYRLSSDEYAALWSRITCPTLLMWGDESFLPDPEAAGLLAHFKQAELQKIAGAGHWLHHDRLDVVLASLRQFLDAPQPAQSTVR comes from the coding sequence ATGATGGCCGAACCGGCAGACCGCTTTTATGAGTCCCAAGGGCTGCGGCTGCACTATGTCGACTGGGGCAACGAAACCGCGCCGCCATTGATCCTGGTCCATGGCGGGCTCGACCATTGCCGCAACTGGGATGCGATCGCGCAGGCACTGCAGCCGCATTTCCATGTCATGGCCCCGGATCTGCGCGGGCACGGCGATTCCGAATGGGCGAGAGGAAGCAGCTATAGCCTGACCGACAATGTCTATGACCTCACCCGGCTGATGCGTTTCGCGGCGCTGCAGGATGTCGCGATTGTCGGCCACTCGATGGGCGGCATGGTCGCGTTGGCCTATGCCGGTACCTACCCAGAGAGGGTATCGCGGCTCGTCGTGCTCGATGGCGCTTTCCTGTCGGGCTCGCAACCAGCGCCGATCGCCGACCAGATGTCGCGCTGGATCGACCAGCTCGACCGTATCTCGCAGCATCAGGAGAGTACGTTCCGGACGATCGAGGAGGCGGCGAAGCGATTGTCGGCGCGCAACAAGCGCCTGACGCCGGCGCTGGCGCTCCATCTGGCCCGCCACGGCGTTCGGCAGGATGCCGACGGCCTCTATCGCTGGAAGTTCGATCATTATCAGCGGGCGAGAGCGCCGTATCGGCTGTCATCGGACGAATATGCCGCCTTGTGGTCGCGCATTACCTGTCCGACGTTGTTGATGTGGGGCGACGAAAGCTTTCTTCCCGATCCCGAAGCTGCCGGCCTGCTGGCGCATTTCAAGCAAGCTGAGCTGCAGAAGATTGCGGGCGCCGGGCATTGGCTCCATCATGACCGGCTTGATGTGGTTCTCGCGTCGCTGCGGCAGTTTCTCGATGCCCCGCAGCCTGCTCAAAGCACGGTGAGATGA
- a CDS encoding VanZ family protein — protein MTIILRLLAWGLAAAIAFATIGPAALRPHLNLGQNGEHALAFLVLGLAFGLAHTRNRLHTAAFVIAFTGLIEVLQFLAPGRHARLEDFVVDALAASLGLMAAAALDWTIRRTQRSLP, from the coding sequence ATGACGATCATCCTTCGACTACTCGCCTGGGGCCTCGCCGCCGCCATCGCCTTTGCGACGATCGGGCCGGCGGCACTGCGGCCGCATTTGAATCTCGGACAGAACGGAGAGCATGCGCTTGCCTTTTTGGTGCTGGGGCTCGCTTTCGGACTGGCCCACACACGCAACCGCTTGCACACGGCGGCCTTCGTTATCGCCTTCACCGGGCTGATCGAAGTGCTGCAGTTCCTGGCGCCCGGCCGGCACGCACGCCTGGAAGATTTTGTGGTCGACGCGCTGGCGGCTTCGCTCGGCCTTATGGCTGCTGCGGCTCTCGACTGGACGATCAGGCGAACCCAGCGATCGCTGCCCTAG
- a CDS encoding thiamine pyrophosphate-dependent enzyme produces MNSTPARNTKVMNRFDLTSRLIAKLKHKEAVIGGIGNTNFDLWAAGHRPQNFYMLGSMGLAFPIALGVALAQPDRRVFALEGDGSLLMQLGSLSTIATLKPKNLTMVVMDNGIYQITGAQPTPGAAVADIVAIAVASGLTHSSWAADEDDFERLIEQSMSATGPTLIGVRIDDKPGTGTTRRDPVQIRERFMHGMGVREPL; encoded by the coding sequence ATGAACAGCACCCCTGCCCGCAATACCAAGGTCATGAACCGCTTCGATCTCACCTCGCGGCTGATCGCGAAGCTGAAGCACAAGGAGGCCGTGATCGGCGGCATCGGCAACACCAATTTCGACCTGTGGGCCGCCGGCCACCGGCCGCAGAATTTCTACATGCTCGGCAGCATGGGGCTTGCCTTCCCGATCGCGCTCGGCGTGGCGCTGGCGCAACCCGACCGGCGCGTGTTCGCGCTGGAGGGCGACGGCTCGCTGTTGATGCAATTGGGTTCGCTCTCGACCATCGCAACGCTTAAGCCGAAAAACCTCACCATGGTGGTGATGGACAACGGCATCTACCAGATCACCGGCGCGCAACCGACGCCAGGTGCCGCCGTCGCCGATATCGTCGCCATCGCGGTCGCGAGCGGGCTCACCCACTCCAGCTGGGCGGCGGACGAGGACGATTTCGAGCGCCTGATCGAGCAGTCCATGTCGGCCACAGGCCCGACGCTGATCGGGGTGCGCATCGATGACAAGCCGGGCACAGGCACCACCCGCCGCGATCCCGTGCAAATCCGGGAGCGCTTCATGCACGGTATGGGCGTACGGGAACCGCTCTGA
- a CDS encoding DUF1236 domain-containing protein, with product MNNRLAVSLIAASLLVPGAAFAQSTTAQGAAEGAARGGEAAGPVGAIIGGTVGAAVGAAVEIPNAVITSIPRDRSVVVREEIVVGEPLPPTVELRTVPRHTEYRYAVVNDRRVIVEPRTRRVVRILD from the coding sequence ATGAATAATCGTTTGGCTGTTTCATTGATTGCTGCCTCGCTGCTGGTCCCGGGCGCGGCTTTTGCTCAGTCGACCACCGCCCAAGGTGCGGCGGAGGGTGCCGCGCGAGGCGGTGAAGCCGCAGGTCCGGTCGGCGCCATCATCGGCGGCACCGTGGGCGCCGCGGTCGGCGCAGCCGTGGAAATTCCGAACGCCGTGATCACGTCGATCCCGCGTGACCGCTCTGTTGTGGTTCGTGAGGAAATCGTGGTTGGCGAGCCGCTGCCGCCGACCGTCGAACTGCGCACGGTGCCGCGGCATACCGAATACCGCTATGCGGTCGTCAATGATCGCCGTGTGATCGTGGAGCCGCGCACGCGCAGGGTCGTCAGGATCCTCGACTAA